One genomic segment of Primulina tabacum isolate GXHZ01 chromosome 9, ASM2559414v2, whole genome shotgun sequence includes these proteins:
- the LOC142555406 gene encoding topless-related protein 1-like isoform X3 — protein MSLSKDLIFLILQFCEEENLKRTAHMLEQETGFFFDMKYFEDMILAGNWEDAENYLSGFTGVEDNTYSTKTYFEIRKQKFLEALDKHDHKAALDMLLKDLKVFAQPNKELYKEMTQLLTLDDFRENHSLATYGDTESARKRIVSELRGVLDANPLLQGRTKFPQYSKSRLRWLINQSLNWQHIHCSNPHPQPRIDTLFTDHRCPGPDDAQNQSNEEISLSPMYMSATANLPLATESIISAGSINLENLSNQEDSKDCHDASKIISTKNHDEVMSNSISRNDYQNAAKELPVDFPKSVRRILDMGSQPTSMDFHPFQDTLLLVGTNVADIEIWDVSGAEQLFKRQFVVREVKSVSEIFLDMENNSSISVNRILWNPDGTSFGVAYSERMIRLYSYHKNGNYAENQLEIDAHVGSVNDLAFSKPYDRLVAISCGDDKLIQVWDAVTGAKHYTFEGHDTPVYSICPHMRENIPFLMSISTSGEIKAWLFDKLGSRVTYAAPGLCSMKMAYSTDGKRLFSCGVNGNGESYIVEWNEAEGVIIRNYLGLCKFPLDMVTFVTCNNKFLVAGDDHKIKIWDVNKSEILASIEADGGLPESPYVCFNKKGTLLAVFSDKHQIKILANDHGFKLLEDSAAGSGYSTRCIAETFGKLSVNPNPVPLKARDMEGPVQAEEVPAMLEIVKPKGPAESNELEMPVVSKIVGISRCQSMLLTSEVKTNMIRRLVYTHAGNGILALAQDGIHLLWRWSKNDSNMSGKATTKFSPRPWQPKKGLLMSNDLPQNSVDVVIPCFSLSKNDSYVVSASGRVITLYNILVFKKIRNVMAPPPAATSIVFYPPDNNIIGIGMDDSTILIYNIRVDKVISKLEGHRTRISGLAFSTTLNVLVSSGVDTQIIVWDSVSWEKKRSTMLQISIGWSASDLSETTIELDKNQKQFLAVHETQLAIYEGATLRCVKQWPIAAFCARISHATYSCDSQLVYAVMRDGIVLIVGASDLTPRFEIDPSAYLMPRHSCYVYPVVVASHPQNPNQFALGLSNGGVVVMEPGESQGKWTED, from the exons ATGTCACTTAGCAAGGATCTCATCTTTTTGATCTTGCAATTTTGTGAGGAAGAAAACCTGAAAAGGACTGCCCACAT GCTTGAGCAGGAGACAGGTTTTTTCTTTGATATGAAATATTTCGAGGACATGATTCTTGCTGGGAATTGGGAGGATGCAGAGAATTATCTTTCAGGTTTCACTGGCGTTGAAGATAACACATATTCAACCAAGACTTACTTTGAAATCCGGAAGCAAAAGTTTCTTGAGGCATTAGACAA GCATGATCACAAAGCGGCTTTGGATATGCTACTTAAGGACCTGAAAGTTTTTGCTCAACCAAATAAAGAATTGTATAAAGAAATGACTCAACTCCTGACATTAGATGATTTCAG GGAAAACCATTCGCTCGCAACATATGGAGATACAGAATCTGCCAGAAAACGTATTGTAAGCGAACTTAGGGGTGTACTTGATGCAAATCCTCTTCTCCAGGGAAGAACAAAGTTTCCTCAATATAGCAAGTCGAGGTTGAGATGGTTGATTAACCAGAG CTTGAACTGGCAGCACATTCATTGTTCGAATCCTCATCCGCAACCTCGTATAGACACCCTCTTTACTGATCACAGGTGTCCTGGACCTGATGATGCACAAAATCAATCAAATGAGGAAATTTCATTG TCTCCCATGTACATGTCTGCAACTGCTAATCTGCCATTGGCGACAGAATCCATAATTTCTGCGGGGTCCATAAATCTTGAGAATTTGTCAAACCAAG AGGATAGTAAGGATTGCCATGACGcctcaaaaataatatcaactAAGAATCATGATGAG GTAATGTCAAATTCAATTTCGAGGAACGATTATCAAAATGCTGCAAAAGAACTGCCAGTCGACTTTCCCAAGTCTGTTAGACGGATATTAGACATGGGATCCCAACCGACCAGCATGGATTTTCACCCATTTCAAGACACTCTGCTATTAG TTGGAACAAATGTTGCGGATATAGAGATTTGGGATGTTTCTGGTGCTGAGCAGTTATTCAAAAGACAATTTGTGGTCCGGGAGGTAAAGTCGGTCTCAGAAATATTTCTG GACATGGAAAATAATTCCAGCATCTCTGTTAATCGAATACTGTGGAACCCTGATGGTACATCATTCG GGGTTGCATACTCAGAGCGCATGATACGGTTGTATTCGTATCATAAAAATGGCAATTATGCTGAGAACCAATTAGAG ATTGATGCCCATGTTGGCAGCGTAAATGATCTAGCATTCTCTAAACCATATGATAGACTCGTCGCCATCAGCTGTGGTGACGACAAGTTGATTCAG GTCTGGGATGCCGTGACTGGTGCAAAACATTATACATTTGAAGGCCATGACACTCCCGTCTACTCCATATGCCCTCATATGAGGGAAAATATTCCT TTTTTAATGTCCATCTCGACAAGTGGTGAGATAAAAGCATGGCTATTTGACAAATTGGGATCAAGGGTTACTTATGCTGCTCCTGGTTTATGTAGCATGAAAATGGCTTATAGTACCGATGGTAAAAG gCTATTTTCATGTGGGGTGAACGGAAATGGAGAGTCATACATTGTTGAATGGAATGAGGCGGAAGGTGTTATCATTAGGAATTACCTTGGACTTTGCAAATTTCCTTTGGACATGGTGACATTTGTCACATGCAACAATAAATTTTTGGTTGCTGGTGATGACCATAAGATCAAAATTTGGGATGTaaacaaatctgaaatattagcATCTATCGAAGCCGATGGTGGTCTGCCG gAGAGTCCATATGTATGCTTCAACAAAAAAGGCACTCTTTTGGCTGTTTTTTCTGATAAGCATCAAATTAAAATCTTAGCAAATGATCATGGTTTTAAGCTGCTGGAAGATTCTGCAGCTGGTTCTGGTTATTCCACTAGATGCATTGCAGAAACCTTTGGAAAG CTTTCAGTAAATCCCAATCCTGTCCCTCTTAAAGCTAGAGACATGGAGGGGCCTGTCCAAGCT GAAGAAGTTCCAGCTATGTTGGAAATTGTAAAACCGAAAGGGCCCGCAGAATCAAACGAATTGGAGATGCCAGtcgtttcaaaaattgttggaaTCTCACGCTGTCAATCCATGCTGCTCACTTCTGAAGTTAAGACAAATATG ATTCGACGATTGGTGTACACTCATGCAGGTAACGGCATTTTGGCATTAGCTCAAGATGGGATACATCTGTTGTGGAGATGGTCAAAAAATGATTCTAATATGAGTGGCAAA GCAACTACAAAGTTTTCCCCTCGACCATGGCAACCAAAGAAGGGATTATTGATGTCCAATGATCTTCCTCAAAATAGCGTGGACGTAGTTATACCATGTTTTTCTTTGTCCAAGAACGATTCTTATGTTGTCTCAGCATCAGGGAGGGTGATCACTTTGTACAACATATTGGTATTCAAG AAAATCAGAAATGTGATGGCGCCACCACCTGCTGCAACGAGTATCGTGTTCTATCCTCCGGATAACAACATAATTGGGATAGGCATGGATGATTCAACCATTCTCATATATAACATACGTGTGGATAAG GTAATAAGTAAGCTTGAAGGTCACCGTACAAGAATTAGTGGGCTTGCTTTCTCTACCACTTTAAATGTCCTAGTCTCTTCGGGAGTGGATACTCAG ATCATCGTGTGGGATTCTGTTTCATGGGAGAAAAAGAGAAGCACAATGTTGCAGATTTCAATTGGATGGTCGGCTTCAGACCTTTCTGAGACAACCATCGAACTTGACAAGAATCAGAAACAGTTCCTTGCTGTACACGAGACTCAACTCGCGATATATGAAGGAGCAACTTTGCGATGTGTGAAACAG TGGCCCATCGCTGCGTTCTGTGCACGAATTTCCCATGCGACATACTCATGCGATAGCCAGTTGGTGTATGCTGTGATGAGAGATGGGATTGTTTTAATAGTTGGCGCATCAGATCTCACACCAAGATTTGAGATTGATCCTTCTGCCTACCTAATGCCTCGTCACAG TTGTTATGTGTATCCAGTTGTGGTTGCTTCTCACCCACAAAACCCCAACCAGTTTGCCTTGGGATTATCCAATGGTGGAGTCGTTGTGATGGAGCCTGGTGAATCACAAGGTAAATGGACAGAGGATTGA
- the LOC142555406 gene encoding topless-related protein 1-like isoform X2 codes for MFYIPLCYCCYALLSRFFVLRSLIIGGRKKSPPFNHIFSSLNWGYKDNLVMSLSKDLIFLILQFCEEENLKRTAHMLEQETGFFFDMKYFEDMILAGNWEDAENYLSGFTGVEDNTYSTKTYFEIRKQKFLEALDKHDHKAALDMLLKDLKVFAQPNKELYKEMTQLLTLDDFRENHSLATYGDTESARKRIVSELRGVLDANPLLQGRTKFPQYSKSRLRWLINQSLNWQHIHCSNPHPQPRIDTLFTDHRCPGPDDAQNQSNEEISLSPMYMSATANLPLATESIISAGSINLENLSNQEDSKDCHDASKIISTKNHDEVMSNSISRNDYQNAAKELPVDFPKSVRRILDMGSQPTSMDFHPFQDTLLLVGTNVADIEIWDVSGAEQLFKRQFVVREDMENNSSISVNRILWNPDGTSFGVAYSERMIRLYSYHKNGNYAENQLEIDAHVGSVNDLAFSKPYDRLVAISCGDDKLIQVWDAVTGAKHYTFEGHDTPVYSICPHMRENIPFLMSISTSGEIKAWLFDKLGSRVTYAAPGLCSMKMAYSTDGKRLFSCGVNGNGESYIVEWNEAEGVIIRNYLGLCKFPLDMVTFVTCNNKFLVAGDDHKIKIWDVNKSEILASIEADGGLPESPYVCFNKKGTLLAVFSDKHQIKILANDHGFKLLEDSAAGSGYSTRCIAETFGKLSVNPNPVPLKARDMEGPVQAEEVPAMLEIVKPKGPAESNELEMPVVSKIVGISRCQSMLLTSEVKTNMIRRLVYTHAGNGILALAQDGIHLLWRWSKNDSNMSGKATTKFSPRPWQPKKGLLMSNDLPQNSVDVVIPCFSLSKNDSYVVSASGRVITLYNILVFKKIRNVMAPPPAATSIVFYPPDNNIIGIGMDDSTILIYNIRVDKVISKLEGHRTRISGLAFSTTLNVLVSSGVDTQIIVWDSVSWEKKRSTMLQISIGWSASDLSETTIELDKNQKQFLAVHETQLAIYEGATLRCVKQWPIAAFCARISHATYSCDSQLVYAVMRDGIVLIVGASDLTPRFEIDPSAYLMPRHSCYVYPVVVASHPQNPNQFALGLSNGGVVVMEPGESQGKWTED; via the exons CATCGGGGGGAGAAAAAAGAGCCCACCATTTAATCACATCTTTTCTTCTTTGAACTGG GGGTACAAAGATAATCTGGTGATGTCACTTAGCAAGGATCTCATCTTTTTGATCTTGCAATTTTGTGAGGAAGAAAACCTGAAAAGGACTGCCCACAT GCTTGAGCAGGAGACAGGTTTTTTCTTTGATATGAAATATTTCGAGGACATGATTCTTGCTGGGAATTGGGAGGATGCAGAGAATTATCTTTCAGGTTTCACTGGCGTTGAAGATAACACATATTCAACCAAGACTTACTTTGAAATCCGGAAGCAAAAGTTTCTTGAGGCATTAGACAA GCATGATCACAAAGCGGCTTTGGATATGCTACTTAAGGACCTGAAAGTTTTTGCTCAACCAAATAAAGAATTGTATAAAGAAATGACTCAACTCCTGACATTAGATGATTTCAG GGAAAACCATTCGCTCGCAACATATGGAGATACAGAATCTGCCAGAAAACGTATTGTAAGCGAACTTAGGGGTGTACTTGATGCAAATCCTCTTCTCCAGGGAAGAACAAAGTTTCCTCAATATAGCAAGTCGAGGTTGAGATGGTTGATTAACCAGAG CTTGAACTGGCAGCACATTCATTGTTCGAATCCTCATCCGCAACCTCGTATAGACACCCTCTTTACTGATCACAGGTGTCCTGGACCTGATGATGCACAAAATCAATCAAATGAGGAAATTTCATTG TCTCCCATGTACATGTCTGCAACTGCTAATCTGCCATTGGCGACAGAATCCATAATTTCTGCGGGGTCCATAAATCTTGAGAATTTGTCAAACCAAG AGGATAGTAAGGATTGCCATGACGcctcaaaaataatatcaactAAGAATCATGATGAG GTAATGTCAAATTCAATTTCGAGGAACGATTATCAAAATGCTGCAAAAGAACTGCCAGTCGACTTTCCCAAGTCTGTTAGACGGATATTAGACATGGGATCCCAACCGACCAGCATGGATTTTCACCCATTTCAAGACACTCTGCTATTAG TTGGAACAAATGTTGCGGATATAGAGATTTGGGATGTTTCTGGTGCTGAGCAGTTATTCAAAAGACAATTTGTGGTCCGGGAG GACATGGAAAATAATTCCAGCATCTCTGTTAATCGAATACTGTGGAACCCTGATGGTACATCATTCG GGGTTGCATACTCAGAGCGCATGATACGGTTGTATTCGTATCATAAAAATGGCAATTATGCTGAGAACCAATTAGAG ATTGATGCCCATGTTGGCAGCGTAAATGATCTAGCATTCTCTAAACCATATGATAGACTCGTCGCCATCAGCTGTGGTGACGACAAGTTGATTCAG GTCTGGGATGCCGTGACTGGTGCAAAACATTATACATTTGAAGGCCATGACACTCCCGTCTACTCCATATGCCCTCATATGAGGGAAAATATTCCT TTTTTAATGTCCATCTCGACAAGTGGTGAGATAAAAGCATGGCTATTTGACAAATTGGGATCAAGGGTTACTTATGCTGCTCCTGGTTTATGTAGCATGAAAATGGCTTATAGTACCGATGGTAAAAG gCTATTTTCATGTGGGGTGAACGGAAATGGAGAGTCATACATTGTTGAATGGAATGAGGCGGAAGGTGTTATCATTAGGAATTACCTTGGACTTTGCAAATTTCCTTTGGACATGGTGACATTTGTCACATGCAACAATAAATTTTTGGTTGCTGGTGATGACCATAAGATCAAAATTTGGGATGTaaacaaatctgaaatattagcATCTATCGAAGCCGATGGTGGTCTGCCG gAGAGTCCATATGTATGCTTCAACAAAAAAGGCACTCTTTTGGCTGTTTTTTCTGATAAGCATCAAATTAAAATCTTAGCAAATGATCATGGTTTTAAGCTGCTGGAAGATTCTGCAGCTGGTTCTGGTTATTCCACTAGATGCATTGCAGAAACCTTTGGAAAG CTTTCAGTAAATCCCAATCCTGTCCCTCTTAAAGCTAGAGACATGGAGGGGCCTGTCCAAGCT GAAGAAGTTCCAGCTATGTTGGAAATTGTAAAACCGAAAGGGCCCGCAGAATCAAACGAATTGGAGATGCCAGtcgtttcaaaaattgttggaaTCTCACGCTGTCAATCCATGCTGCTCACTTCTGAAGTTAAGACAAATATG ATTCGACGATTGGTGTACACTCATGCAGGTAACGGCATTTTGGCATTAGCTCAAGATGGGATACATCTGTTGTGGAGATGGTCAAAAAATGATTCTAATATGAGTGGCAAA GCAACTACAAAGTTTTCCCCTCGACCATGGCAACCAAAGAAGGGATTATTGATGTCCAATGATCTTCCTCAAAATAGCGTGGACGTAGTTATACCATGTTTTTCTTTGTCCAAGAACGATTCTTATGTTGTCTCAGCATCAGGGAGGGTGATCACTTTGTACAACATATTGGTATTCAAG AAAATCAGAAATGTGATGGCGCCACCACCTGCTGCAACGAGTATCGTGTTCTATCCTCCGGATAACAACATAATTGGGATAGGCATGGATGATTCAACCATTCTCATATATAACATACGTGTGGATAAG GTAATAAGTAAGCTTGAAGGTCACCGTACAAGAATTAGTGGGCTTGCTTTCTCTACCACTTTAAATGTCCTAGTCTCTTCGGGAGTGGATACTCAG ATCATCGTGTGGGATTCTGTTTCATGGGAGAAAAAGAGAAGCACAATGTTGCAGATTTCAATTGGATGGTCGGCTTCAGACCTTTCTGAGACAACCATCGAACTTGACAAGAATCAGAAACAGTTCCTTGCTGTACACGAGACTCAACTCGCGATATATGAAGGAGCAACTTTGCGATGTGTGAAACAG TGGCCCATCGCTGCGTTCTGTGCACGAATTTCCCATGCGACATACTCATGCGATAGCCAGTTGGTGTATGCTGTGATGAGAGATGGGATTGTTTTAATAGTTGGCGCATCAGATCTCACACCAAGATTTGAGATTGATCCTTCTGCCTACCTAATGCCTCGTCACAG TTGTTATGTGTATCCAGTTGTGGTTGCTTCTCACCCACAAAACCCCAACCAGTTTGCCTTGGGATTATCCAATGGTGGAGTCGTTGTGATGGAGCCTGGTGAATCACAAGGTAAATGGACAGAGGATTGA
- the LOC142555406 gene encoding topless-related protein 1-like isoform X1 — MFYIPLCYCCYALLSRFFVLRSLIIGGRKKSPPFNHIFSSLNWGYKDNLVMSLSKDLIFLILQFCEEENLKRTAHMLEQETGFFFDMKYFEDMILAGNWEDAENYLSGFTGVEDNTYSTKTYFEIRKQKFLEALDKHDHKAALDMLLKDLKVFAQPNKELYKEMTQLLTLDDFRENHSLATYGDTESARKRIVSELRGVLDANPLLQGRTKFPQYSKSRLRWLINQSLNWQHIHCSNPHPQPRIDTLFTDHRCPGPDDAQNQSNEEISLSPMYMSATANLPLATESIISAGSINLENLSNQEDSKDCHDASKIISTKNHDEVMSNSISRNDYQNAAKELPVDFPKSVRRILDMGSQPTSMDFHPFQDTLLLVGTNVADIEIWDVSGAEQLFKRQFVVREVKSVSEIFLDMENNSSISVNRILWNPDGTSFGVAYSERMIRLYSYHKNGNYAENQLEIDAHVGSVNDLAFSKPYDRLVAISCGDDKLIQVWDAVTGAKHYTFEGHDTPVYSICPHMRENIPFLMSISTSGEIKAWLFDKLGSRVTYAAPGLCSMKMAYSTDGKRLFSCGVNGNGESYIVEWNEAEGVIIRNYLGLCKFPLDMVTFVTCNNKFLVAGDDHKIKIWDVNKSEILASIEADGGLPESPYVCFNKKGTLLAVFSDKHQIKILANDHGFKLLEDSAAGSGYSTRCIAETFGKLSVNPNPVPLKARDMEGPVQAEEVPAMLEIVKPKGPAESNELEMPVVSKIVGISRCQSMLLTSEVKTNMIRRLVYTHAGNGILALAQDGIHLLWRWSKNDSNMSGKATTKFSPRPWQPKKGLLMSNDLPQNSVDVVIPCFSLSKNDSYVVSASGRVITLYNILVFKKIRNVMAPPPAATSIVFYPPDNNIIGIGMDDSTILIYNIRVDKVISKLEGHRTRISGLAFSTTLNVLVSSGVDTQIIVWDSVSWEKKRSTMLQISIGWSASDLSETTIELDKNQKQFLAVHETQLAIYEGATLRCVKQWPIAAFCARISHATYSCDSQLVYAVMRDGIVLIVGASDLTPRFEIDPSAYLMPRHSCYVYPVVVASHPQNPNQFALGLSNGGVVVMEPGESQGKWTED; from the exons CATCGGGGGGAGAAAAAAGAGCCCACCATTTAATCACATCTTTTCTTCTTTGAACTGG GGGTACAAAGATAATCTGGTGATGTCACTTAGCAAGGATCTCATCTTTTTGATCTTGCAATTTTGTGAGGAAGAAAACCTGAAAAGGACTGCCCACAT GCTTGAGCAGGAGACAGGTTTTTTCTTTGATATGAAATATTTCGAGGACATGATTCTTGCTGGGAATTGGGAGGATGCAGAGAATTATCTTTCAGGTTTCACTGGCGTTGAAGATAACACATATTCAACCAAGACTTACTTTGAAATCCGGAAGCAAAAGTTTCTTGAGGCATTAGACAA GCATGATCACAAAGCGGCTTTGGATATGCTACTTAAGGACCTGAAAGTTTTTGCTCAACCAAATAAAGAATTGTATAAAGAAATGACTCAACTCCTGACATTAGATGATTTCAG GGAAAACCATTCGCTCGCAACATATGGAGATACAGAATCTGCCAGAAAACGTATTGTAAGCGAACTTAGGGGTGTACTTGATGCAAATCCTCTTCTCCAGGGAAGAACAAAGTTTCCTCAATATAGCAAGTCGAGGTTGAGATGGTTGATTAACCAGAG CTTGAACTGGCAGCACATTCATTGTTCGAATCCTCATCCGCAACCTCGTATAGACACCCTCTTTACTGATCACAGGTGTCCTGGACCTGATGATGCACAAAATCAATCAAATGAGGAAATTTCATTG TCTCCCATGTACATGTCTGCAACTGCTAATCTGCCATTGGCGACAGAATCCATAATTTCTGCGGGGTCCATAAATCTTGAGAATTTGTCAAACCAAG AGGATAGTAAGGATTGCCATGACGcctcaaaaataatatcaactAAGAATCATGATGAG GTAATGTCAAATTCAATTTCGAGGAACGATTATCAAAATGCTGCAAAAGAACTGCCAGTCGACTTTCCCAAGTCTGTTAGACGGATATTAGACATGGGATCCCAACCGACCAGCATGGATTTTCACCCATTTCAAGACACTCTGCTATTAG TTGGAACAAATGTTGCGGATATAGAGATTTGGGATGTTTCTGGTGCTGAGCAGTTATTCAAAAGACAATTTGTGGTCCGGGAGGTAAAGTCGGTCTCAGAAATATTTCTG GACATGGAAAATAATTCCAGCATCTCTGTTAATCGAATACTGTGGAACCCTGATGGTACATCATTCG GGGTTGCATACTCAGAGCGCATGATACGGTTGTATTCGTATCATAAAAATGGCAATTATGCTGAGAACCAATTAGAG ATTGATGCCCATGTTGGCAGCGTAAATGATCTAGCATTCTCTAAACCATATGATAGACTCGTCGCCATCAGCTGTGGTGACGACAAGTTGATTCAG GTCTGGGATGCCGTGACTGGTGCAAAACATTATACATTTGAAGGCCATGACACTCCCGTCTACTCCATATGCCCTCATATGAGGGAAAATATTCCT TTTTTAATGTCCATCTCGACAAGTGGTGAGATAAAAGCATGGCTATTTGACAAATTGGGATCAAGGGTTACTTATGCTGCTCCTGGTTTATGTAGCATGAAAATGGCTTATAGTACCGATGGTAAAAG gCTATTTTCATGTGGGGTGAACGGAAATGGAGAGTCATACATTGTTGAATGGAATGAGGCGGAAGGTGTTATCATTAGGAATTACCTTGGACTTTGCAAATTTCCTTTGGACATGGTGACATTTGTCACATGCAACAATAAATTTTTGGTTGCTGGTGATGACCATAAGATCAAAATTTGGGATGTaaacaaatctgaaatattagcATCTATCGAAGCCGATGGTGGTCTGCCG gAGAGTCCATATGTATGCTTCAACAAAAAAGGCACTCTTTTGGCTGTTTTTTCTGATAAGCATCAAATTAAAATCTTAGCAAATGATCATGGTTTTAAGCTGCTGGAAGATTCTGCAGCTGGTTCTGGTTATTCCACTAGATGCATTGCAGAAACCTTTGGAAAG CTTTCAGTAAATCCCAATCCTGTCCCTCTTAAAGCTAGAGACATGGAGGGGCCTGTCCAAGCT GAAGAAGTTCCAGCTATGTTGGAAATTGTAAAACCGAAAGGGCCCGCAGAATCAAACGAATTGGAGATGCCAGtcgtttcaaaaattgttggaaTCTCACGCTGTCAATCCATGCTGCTCACTTCTGAAGTTAAGACAAATATG ATTCGACGATTGGTGTACACTCATGCAGGTAACGGCATTTTGGCATTAGCTCAAGATGGGATACATCTGTTGTGGAGATGGTCAAAAAATGATTCTAATATGAGTGGCAAA GCAACTACAAAGTTTTCCCCTCGACCATGGCAACCAAAGAAGGGATTATTGATGTCCAATGATCTTCCTCAAAATAGCGTGGACGTAGTTATACCATGTTTTTCTTTGTCCAAGAACGATTCTTATGTTGTCTCAGCATCAGGGAGGGTGATCACTTTGTACAACATATTGGTATTCAAG AAAATCAGAAATGTGATGGCGCCACCACCTGCTGCAACGAGTATCGTGTTCTATCCTCCGGATAACAACATAATTGGGATAGGCATGGATGATTCAACCATTCTCATATATAACATACGTGTGGATAAG GTAATAAGTAAGCTTGAAGGTCACCGTACAAGAATTAGTGGGCTTGCTTTCTCTACCACTTTAAATGTCCTAGTCTCTTCGGGAGTGGATACTCAG ATCATCGTGTGGGATTCTGTTTCATGGGAGAAAAAGAGAAGCACAATGTTGCAGATTTCAATTGGATGGTCGGCTTCAGACCTTTCTGAGACAACCATCGAACTTGACAAGAATCAGAAACAGTTCCTTGCTGTACACGAGACTCAACTCGCGATATATGAAGGAGCAACTTTGCGATGTGTGAAACAG TGGCCCATCGCTGCGTTCTGTGCACGAATTTCCCATGCGACATACTCATGCGATAGCCAGTTGGTGTATGCTGTGATGAGAGATGGGATTGTTTTAATAGTTGGCGCATCAGATCTCACACCAAGATTTGAGATTGATCCTTCTGCCTACCTAATGCCTCGTCACAG TTGTTATGTGTATCCAGTTGTGGTTGCTTCTCACCCACAAAACCCCAACCAGTTTGCCTTGGGATTATCCAATGGTGGAGTCGTTGTGATGGAGCCTGGTGAATCACAAGGTAAATGGACAGAGGATTGA